A DNA window from Anastrepha obliqua isolate idAnaObli1 chromosome 5, idAnaObli1_1.0, whole genome shotgun sequence contains the following coding sequences:
- the LOC129249116 gene encoding odorant receptor 33b-like — protein sequence MLMRQIDTIAIFRRLFITWRVLGIILWPFNKYLRIVYDLLMNIFVTFGFPLHLVLGIIFSTNQEQFFINLVIGIASVSCTLKHLLLRYRLSEMLMVNKILARLDERVHTNTDYDYYKRFIERPCNFMINFFTRCYFAVSITALLTALVTGELLYPAFVPLAWRTSISQYIVAILFQFAGVSLQIVQNIANDAYGPVVLCMLSGHVHLLANRVSRVSHSSEENIAENSSDLALCIEDHKLLRSTSSTVERIVSASYLVQFVGVGINLCVGLVYLLFFADNYFAYVYYSLHVTAIMIELFPCCYFGSMLECEFHDLSYAIFRSNWPTQPRAFRRNVVNFTELTLREVTLYAGGMIRINLDSFFATCKMGYSFFTVIQSMK from the exons ATGCTGATGCGTCAAATCGACACAATAGCCATCTTCCGTCGCCTATTTATCACATGGCGCGTACTGGGCATCATCTTATGGCCATTCAATAAATATCTGCGCATTGTCTACGATTTGTTGATGAACATTTTCGTTACCTTCGGCTTTCCATTGCATTTGGTGCTAGGCATCATTTTCAGCACTAATCAGGAGCAATTCTTCATCAATCTGGTCATCGGCATTGCGAGCGTTTCGTGCACGTTAAAGCATTTGTTGCTGCGATATCGCCTGAGTGAAATGCTTATGGTAAATAAAATTCTTGCACGTCTGGATGAACGCGTGCACACCAATACGGACTATGACTACTACAAGCGCTTTATAGAGCGCCCGTGTAATTTTATGATCAATTTCTTCACGCGCTGCTACTTCGCGGTCAGCATAACGGCGCTACTCACGGCCTTAGTCACCGGCGAGCTGCTCTATCCCGCCTTTGTGCCGCTGGCCTGGCGCACCTCGATTTCGCAATATATTGTGGCCATACTGTTTCAATTCGCGGGTGTTTCGCTACAAATCGTGCAGAATATAGCTAACGACGCTTATGGTCCGGTGGTGCTATGTATGCTTTCTGGGCATGTGCACCTGCTAGCGAATCGGGTGTCGCGTGTTAGCCATAGCAGCGAAGAAAACATCGCAGAAAATAGTAGTGATTTGGCACTTTGCATCGAGGATCACAAACTGCTGCGGAG CACCTCCAGCACAGTGGAGCGCATCGTCTCGGCCAGTTATCTGGTGCAATTTGTTGGTGTTGGCATCAATCTGTGCGTTGGCCTCGTCTATTTGCTTTTCTTCGCTGACAACTATTTTGCCTATGTCTACTACAGCCTACACGTAACGGCCATAATGATTGAGTTATTTCCTTGCTGCTACTTTGGCAGTATGCTGGAATGTGAATTTCACGATTTATCTTATGCAATTTTTAGGAGCAACTGGCCTACTCAGCCACGCGCATTTCGGCGGAATGTTGTTAATTTTACAGAGTTGACGCTAAGAGAGGTCACCCTATATGCTGGCGGTATGATACGAATCAATTTGGATTCCTTCTTTGCCACATGTAAAATGGGGTACTCATTCTTCACCGTTATACAAAGCATGAAGTAA
- the LOC129248969 gene encoding odorant receptor 33b-like, translating into MDSRINTVKIFSPLLFFWRILGFTTSCNKYLIGLYDVFVTIVVSLAFPAHLILGAIFTDEREDIFSNLAIGISSIACTIKHFMLRPHLKRIVALNKTFQQLDERVRSDEDTHYYIKYMRNRSVFMMRFYVYVYFSVGVMAVLSALWTGKILYPGYVIVDWRSTTWKYLVVMLYQSYSFNMEVAQNLTNDAYGPIVLCLLAGHVHLLSRRVARIGHEITSEMDENYRALVICIEDYKLLMSHKMLMRQIDTIAIFRRLFITWRVLGIILWPFNKYLRIVYDLLMNIFVTFGFPLHLVLGIIFSSTQEQFFINLVIGIASVSCTLKHLLLRYRLSEMLMVNKILARLDERVHTNTDYDYYKRFIERPCNFMINFFTRCYFAVSITALLTALVTGELLYPAFVPLAWRTSISQYIVAILFQFAGVSLQIVQNIANDAYGPVVLCMLSGHVHLLANRVSRVSHSSEENIAENSSDLALCIEDHKLLRSTSNTVERIVSASYLVQFVGVGINLCVGLVYLLFFADNYFAYVYYSLHVTAIMIELFPCCYFGSMLECEFHDLSYAIFRSNWPTQPRAFRRNVVNFTELTLREVTLYAGGMIRINLDSFFATCKMGYSFFTVIQSMK; encoded by the exons ATGGACTCGCGAATCAATACAGTGAAAATATTTAgccctttattatttttctggcGCATTTTGGGTTTCACCACCAGCTGCAATAAGTACCTCATCGGCCTCTACGACGTATTTGTGACCATCGTCGTCTCTCTCGCCTTTCCTGCGCATTTAATTCTGGGCGCAATATTTACTGACGAGCGAGAGGACATTTTCAGCAATTTAGCAATTGGCATTTCCTCAATTGCCTGCACAATTAAACATTTCATGCTACGTCCGCACTTGAAACGAATTGTTGCTTTGAATAAAACTTTCCAACAATTAGATGAACGAGTGCGAAGTGATGAGGACACCCACTACTACATAAAATATATGCGCAACCGTTCAGTTTTTATGATGCGTTTTTACGTCTACGTTTACTTCTCGGTGGGCGTCATGGCGGTGCTTTCAGCTTTGTGGACTGGAAAAATACTATACCCCGGATATGTGATCGTGGACTGGCGCAGCACGACGTGGAAATATTTGGTGGTAATGCTTTATCAATCGTACAGCTTCAATATGGAAGTCGCACAAAATCTCACCAACGATGCTTATGGGCCAATAGTTTTATGCCTACTCGCCGGCCATGTGCACTTGCTCTCCAGGCGTGTTGCGCGTATAGGTCATGAGATCACAAGCGAAATGGATGAAAACTACAGAGCACTTGTGATTTGCATTGAGGACTACAAACTGCTGATGAG CCACAAAATGCTGATGCGTCAAATCGACACAATAGCCATCTTCCGTCGCCTATTTATCACATGGCGCGTACTGGGCATCATCTTATGGCCATTCAATAAATATCTGCGCATTGTCTACGATTTGTTGATGAACATTTTCGTTACCTTCGGCTTTCCATTGCATTTGGTGCTAGGCATCATTTTCAGCAGTACTCAGGAGCAATTCTTCATCAATCTGGTCATCGGCATTGCGAGCGTTTCGTGCACGTTAAAGCATTTGTTGCTGCGATATCGCCTGAGTGAAATGCTTATGGTAAATAAAATTCTTGCACGTCTGGATGAACGCGTGCACACCAATACGGACTATGACTACTACAAGCGCTTTATAGAGCGCCCGTGTAATTTTATGATCAATTTCTTCACGCGCTGCTACTTCGCGGTCAGCATAACGGCGCTTCTCACGGCCTTAGTCACCGGCGAGCTGCTCTATCCCGCATTTGTGCCGCTGGCCTGGCGCACCTCGATTTCGCAATATATTGTGGCCATACTGTTTCAATTCGCGGGCGTTTCGCTACAAATCGTGCAGAATATAGCTAACGACGCTTATGGTCCGGTGGTGCTATGTATGCTTTCTGGGCATGTGCACCTGCTAGCGAATCGGGTGTCGCGTGTTAGCCATAGCAGCGAAGAAAACATCGCAGAAAATAGTAGTGATTTGGCACTTTGCATCGAGGATCACAAACTGCTGCGGAG CACCTCCAACACAGTGGAGCGCATCGTCTCGGCCAGTTATCTGGTGCAATTTGTTGGTGTTGGCATCAATCTGTGCGTTGGCCTCGTCTATTTGCTTTTCTTCGCTGACAACTATTTTGCCTATGTCTACTACAGCCTACACGTAACGGCCATAATGATTGAGTTATTTCCTTGCTGCTACTTTGGCAGTATGCTGGAATGTGAATTTCACGATTTATCTTATGCAATTTTTAGGAGCAACTGGCCTACTCAGCCACGCGCATTTCGGCGGAATGTTGTTAATTTTACAGAGTTGACGCTAAGAGAGGTCACCCTGTATGCTGGCGGTATGATACGAATCAATTTGGATTCCTTCTTTGCCACATGTAAAATGGGGTACTCATTCTTCACCGTTATACAAAGCATGAAGTAA